One genomic segment of Brevibacillus laterosporus LMG 15441 includes these proteins:
- a CDS encoding non-ribosomal peptide synthetase, whose translation MGETMKIDKANVEEILGLTPSQEGILFYYLYNLESREYYEQLSLNLEGSVQPELMKQAWDYMAQQNEMLRTIYRWENLEKPVQIILKDKPVSFRQIDLSIVPAEQKMEKLASVKQQDLQEPLHLHIEPFRVTLCKLTDNQYEMIITNHHILYDGWSNGVLLNEFFQAYHNLKAGQEHTAKEKSKFKDFIKWSQSQQKKEEVTLFWKNLLDGFDTKSDVLARKEYSLEAMKQGKSYTYGFTQGLTKRLQAFVQEQNITIATFFYTVWGMVLQRYNNNQDVVFGVTSSGRTAPIKGIDQMVGLFINTLPFRVQNRSDETIINLLQMVHQQVKAREAFEASPLVDVKKWTQLDHQESIFDSIMIIQNYPMDFSLMNKFSDLSVRSFEMNELTNYPLCLEIVMNEDVELRITYHQNRFDESTIERIAGHVLQMTEGILSDPNAKLFSIEMLTPFEKTLILEKFNDTTVKNLQQQTIHQLFESQVERTPDQVAIVCEGAHLTYRELNERANQLARTLRAEGVAPDQLVGILVERSMDMIVGLLGILKAGGAYVPIDPGYPEERIRYMLEDTDAKLVVVHSHLQERITFAGKCLAVDEESSYQDLTTNLEPISTPSNLAYVMYTSGSTGKPKGVVITHQSVINQVDGITDRIDFSPGKSILCITTISFDPFILETFLSLSKGVKVVIASEAQQADPKVLSEIIWKEKIDMLQMTPPRMQMLLSSMHGTERVKCLEGVREIMLGGEAPPVSLLQTLRTYTGARLYNMYGPTETTVWSSVAEIKTGEAITVGKPLMNKYFYVLSAQNQLQPIGVAGELCIAGEGLAKGYWNLPELTAKKFVENPFVPGSLMHKTGDLAKWLPDGTIECLGRIDHQVKIRGYRIELGEVEAQLVKIKDVREAVVVAREDQEGTKHLCAYFVADKQLTVNELKRSLSSELPNYMVPSYFMQVDKLPHSPNGKIDRKSLPAPEGISINTGVEYVAPRTELEIKMVQIWSEILQVEKIGIHDNFFELGGHSLRASQFISKLRKVSNKQISLRAVFHTPTIAELASLIESEASIANGHIERAPVQDYYPISSAQKRLFVLDKMEQGSTTYNMPAMITLKGNVDRNRLEKAFHQLIDRHEALRTSFHFINNEVVQQIHSKVTFSISEHSLLEYMDEEIGQSELIKQIVEAFVQPFDLQQAPLLRVKLVHIEKEEYLLLFDMHHIISDGSTLELFIEEFMSLYAGKSLPELAIQYKDYTVWHNSQGASDEWAKKEQYWLSQFAEEIPILHLPTDFPRPPLKSFRGDSIWMGLNKEETAAINQFAFENNVTPFMVLLAAYHFLLATYSGQNDQVIGSPIAGRTHADLQNVMGMFVNTLPIRNRVDQEDSFVSFLARVKQNVLLAYEHQEYPFEELVQKLDVERNVDRNPVFDTMFILQNMDSKELTLEDISISQLEFPNKTSKFDLTLEAKVREGRYHFRLEYCKDLFLKRTAEQLLKHFIHFVQMVTKNPNLTFESLELLLPEEKNQLLVEFNDTAMFYDKDKTIHQLFAERVKLTPNQIALMCEERSLTYQELDERANQIAHYLLEHHRVQPNQLIGILIERSEFILIAMLGILKAGAAYVPIDPVLPDERVKVIVNEASISVVLSTSRFIHQLNALQWECPTLDTFVCLDKDEITSIDANQTNDLIDQKLWNHIGSVGNDEISIGGWVSSYTGQPLSLEEMSEYSKNVLHKLKPHLHSQTRVLEIGCSSGLTMFELAPYVGSYYGTDLSDVIIEKNRQRMLREGVPNIKLATLPAHEIDQLDERDFDVVILNSVIQYFPNHNYLRFVLAKALELMGKNGVLFVGDIMDLSLKEEMIQSLTEHKKTQIQDDKHRTKTEFTTELFISRSFLEDWLSKHDKVTHVTFSQKEHTIENELTRYRYDALFTIDKACLSEDALTKKNVSIQRRQQHGASMINSQSTEAIHTLIDANSLCYVCFTSGSTGKPKGVMIEHRGVHNFIEAAVKIIPFQEGKRLVSVTNISFDVLVLETFVPLLKGVTVVIATEGEQRDPKRLSRLIINKEASMIQVTPSRLQLLMNDKECHRSLHLLEVIMIGGEAFSTVQLNGLQAITQAKLFNLYGPTETTVYSAIADLTNEETVTIGQPIGNTRIYIVNKDNKLVPLGVQGELCIAGDGVARGYLNQPKLTSEKFVSDPFHADSSVRMYRTGDLARWCEDGTLEYLGRSDHQVKIRGYRIELGEIEQRLLSHDEITEAIVLSSEDTFGNKILIAYIVAHNELSVAPLREFVKEALPEYMVPAHFVQIEKMPLTPSGKADRKALENTTSRLSTGTAFVAASNEIEEVLLSIWEELLGVTGFGVHDNFFDLGGNSLLLVRMHSRVDEKYPNHVTVTDMFTYPSISKIANLIMHGDKEQARTFTLPSIPMGRDYFASNQMSEPGSIFEAELTSATMLKLQRLAEVEQVSIDDIFVAAYAFLLSQISGSEQVSVQLLMQAPNQFMSLDVDISSMTNFSELFRYVHQKQKAEEEIKVYEADRLSGLVMSKEPFTVTPLLYRKGLATKRSEINDLFDILLEIESGSNYINFRLDYQPQRLRSEKMKELLHAYRKLLAMILEN comes from the coding sequence ATGGGGGAAACAATGAAGATTGACAAAGCGAACGTCGAAGAAATTTTGGGATTAACGCCTTCTCAAGAAGGGATATTATTTTACTATTTATATAATCTTGAAAGTAGAGAGTATTATGAACAGTTGTCGTTAAATCTGGAAGGCAGTGTTCAACCAGAGCTAATGAAACAAGCATGGGATTACATGGCCCAACAGAATGAGATGCTACGCACGATATATCGATGGGAAAACTTAGAAAAACCTGTGCAGATCATTTTAAAGGACAAGCCGGTTTCTTTTAGACAGATTGACCTGTCGATAGTACCTGCAGAACAAAAAATGGAGAAGCTTGCAAGTGTGAAGCAACAAGACCTCCAGGAACCTTTGCATCTACATATCGAGCCGTTCCGTGTTACTTTGTGTAAATTGACGGACAATCAATATGAAATGATTATTACAAATCATCATATTTTGTATGATGGCTGGAGTAATGGTGTTTTACTGAACGAATTTTTCCAAGCTTATCATAATCTTAAAGCAGGACAGGAGCATACGGCAAAAGAGAAAAGTAAATTTAAGGATTTTATCAAATGGAGTCAGTCTCAGCAGAAGAAGGAAGAAGTTACTTTATTTTGGAAAAACCTGCTTGATGGATTCGACACAAAATCAGACGTACTTGCCCGTAAAGAATATAGCCTTGAAGCTATGAAACAGGGGAAAAGCTATACATATGGTTTCACTCAAGGATTGACCAAACGTTTACAAGCATTTGTCCAAGAGCAGAATATTACGATTGCTACCTTTTTTTATACCGTTTGGGGCATGGTGCTGCAACGCTACAATAACAATCAGGACGTTGTGTTTGGCGTAACGAGTTCGGGACGTACAGCACCGATCAAAGGGATCGATCAAATGGTAGGTCTCTTTATCAATACACTACCGTTCCGTGTACAAAACCGCTCAGACGAGACAATTATCAATTTGCTGCAAATGGTTCACCAACAAGTGAAAGCCCGAGAAGCTTTTGAGGCAAGTCCACTTGTTGATGTTAAAAAATGGACCCAACTGGATCATCAGGAGTCGATATTTGATTCTATTATGATCATTCAGAACTACCCGATGGATTTTAGTCTGATGAACAAATTTTCCGATTTGTCAGTACGGTCCTTCGAGATGAACGAATTAACCAACTATCCGCTCTGCTTGGAAATCGTCATGAACGAGGACGTAGAATTACGAATTACTTATCACCAAAATCGCTTTGACGAATCTACCATCGAGCGTATTGCTGGGCATGTGCTACAAATGACAGAAGGGATACTAAGCGACCCAAATGCAAAACTCTTCTCGATTGAGATGTTGACTCCTTTCGAGAAAACATTGATCCTTGAGAAGTTCAACGATACAACAGTAAAGAATCTACAGCAGCAAACGATTCATCAGTTATTTGAAAGTCAGGTTGAGCGTACCCCGGATCAAGTTGCTATCGTCTGTGAAGGAGCGCACCTCACATACCGTGAGTTAAATGAACGAGCAAACCAATTGGCACGTACTCTAAGAGCAGAAGGAGTAGCTCCTGATCAACTTGTTGGTATTTTGGTCGAGCGTTCCATGGACATGATAGTTGGGCTGCTAGGAATCCTGAAGGCCGGAGGGGCCTACGTTCCGATTGATCCAGGGTATCCAGAAGAGCGAATTCGCTACATGCTAGAGGATACGGATGCCAAACTGGTAGTGGTACATAGTCATTTACAAGAGAGAATCACCTTTGCTGGAAAATGTCTTGCTGTGGATGAAGAATCTTCTTATCAGGATCTCACAACCAATCTTGAACCGATTAGTACCCCATCTAATTTAGCCTATGTTATGTACACATCAGGTTCAACAGGTAAGCCTAAAGGGGTAGTGATTACTCATCAATCAGTTATCAATCAGGTGGATGGCATTACGGATCGAATTGATTTTTCTCCAGGGAAGTCGATCCTTTGTATTACGACGATTTCATTTGATCCATTCATTTTGGAAACGTTCCTTTCGCTAAGTAAAGGGGTAAAGGTTGTCATCGCTAGTGAAGCTCAACAGGCTGATCCAAAAGTATTGAGTGAAATCATTTGGAAAGAGAAAATTGATATGCTTCAAATGACACCTCCTCGTATGCAAATGTTATTGTCTTCCATGCATGGCACAGAGCGTGTCAAATGTTTAGAGGGAGTTCGTGAGATTATGCTGGGTGGAGAAGCCCCACCTGTTTCATTGCTACAAACCTTGCGTACCTACACGGGGGCACGACTGTATAATATGTACGGTCCCACGGAAACCACTGTTTGGTCATCTGTTGCAGAAATAAAGACAGGAGAGGCTATCACAGTCGGTAAGCCGCTCATGAATAAATACTTCTATGTTTTAAGTGCTCAAAATCAGCTTCAACCAATAGGTGTGGCAGGTGAGCTATGTATTGCGGGTGAAGGACTAGCAAAGGGCTACTGGAACCTTCCAGAATTAACGGCTAAAAAGTTTGTAGAAAATCCATTTGTGCCAGGGAGCCTGATGCATAAAACAGGTGATTTGGCAAAATGGCTCCCAGATGGAACCATCGAGTGTTTAGGAAGAATCGATCATCAAGTTAAAATTCGAGGCTATCGCATTGAGCTTGGAGAAGTAGAAGCGCAGCTTGTGAAAATAAAGGATGTACGGGAAGCTGTCGTAGTTGCGCGGGAAGATCAAGAGGGGACGAAGCATTTGTGCGCTTATTTTGTGGCGGATAAGCAATTAACGGTAAATGAACTAAAAAGAAGCTTGTCGTCTGAGCTTCCTAATTATATGGTTCCCTCTTATTTTATGCAGGTAGATAAATTACCTCATTCACCAAACGGAAAGATTGATCGTAAGTCGCTCCCTGCTCCAGAGGGGATTAGCATCAACACAGGAGTAGAATACGTAGCGCCTCGTACAGAGCTAGAAATCAAAATGGTGCAAATCTGGAGTGAAATTTTACAGGTAGAAAAAATAGGAATTCATGATAATTTTTTTGAACTGGGTGGACATTCACTTAGAGCATCCCAATTTATCTCGAAATTACGAAAAGTCTCTAACAAACAGATTTCGTTACGAGCAGTATTTCATACACCAACCATTGCAGAATTAGCGTCATTGATAGAAAGTGAAGCATCCATAGCAAACGGGCACATTGAAAGAGCACCTGTACAGGATTATTATCCGATTTCTTCTGCACAGAAGAGATTGTTCGTATTAGATAAAATGGAACAGGGTTCAACAACCTATAATATGCCAGCAATGATCACACTAAAAGGCAATGTAGATCGTAACCGACTGGAAAAAGCATTTCATCAATTAATTGATCGCCATGAGGCTTTACGGACATCCTTTCATTTTATAAATAATGAGGTTGTTCAACAGATTCATTCGAAAGTTACCTTTTCCATATCCGAACACTCATTACTAGAGTATATGGATGAGGAAATAGGTCAGTCTGAATTGATCAAACAAATCGTAGAAGCCTTTGTACAGCCGTTTGATCTACAACAAGCACCACTCTTAAGAGTCAAGCTAGTACATATAGAGAAGGAAGAATATCTACTCTTGTTTGACATGCATCACATCATTTCAGACGGTTCAACGCTTGAGTTATTTATCGAAGAGTTCATGAGCTTATATGCAGGCAAATCATTACCTGAATTGGCTATTCAGTATAAAGATTATACGGTTTGGCACAATTCACAGGGAGCCTCAGATGAATGGGCTAAAAAAGAGCAATATTGGCTGTCACAATTTGCTGAAGAAATTCCAATCTTGCATCTTCCGACCGATTTTCCCCGTCCTCCATTAAAAAGCTTTCGTGGAGATTCTATATGGATGGGGTTGAATAAAGAAGAGACTGCCGCGATAAATCAATTTGCCTTTGAAAACAACGTGACTCCATTTATGGTGCTTCTTGCAGCATATCATTTCTTACTGGCTACCTATTCAGGACAAAATGATCAAGTGATTGGATCACCAATTGCAGGAAGAACACATGCTGATTTACAAAACGTAATGGGGATGTTTGTAAATACGTTGCCAATTCGTAATCGTGTGGATCAAGAGGATAGCTTCGTTTCCTTTCTTGCAAGAGTGAAACAAAACGTATTGCTAGCATATGAGCACCAAGAGTATCCGTTTGAGGAATTGGTCCAAAAGCTGGATGTTGAACGGAATGTAGACAGAAACCCTGTGTTTGATACCATGTTTATTTTACAGAATATGGATAGTAAAGAGCTGACATTAGAGGATATTTCCATTAGCCAATTGGAGTTTCCAAATAAAACATCTAAATTTGACCTAACTCTTGAAGCAAAAGTAAGGGAAGGACGATATCATTTCCGTCTGGAATACTGCAAAGATTTGTTCCTTAAAAGAACGGCAGAGCAACTATTAAAACATTTTATCCATTTCGTACAAATGGTGACAAAGAATCCGAATTTGACGTTTGAAAGTTTGGAATTATTGTTGCCTGAGGAAAAAAATCAGCTTCTCGTTGAATTTAATGATACGGCAATGTTCTATGACAAGGATAAAACGATTCATCAATTATTTGCTGAACGTGTAAAGCTAACGCCTAATCAGATCGCTCTCATGTGTGAAGAACGATCGCTAACGTATCAGGAATTAGATGAGAGGGCTAACCAAATTGCTCATTATTTACTTGAGCATCATCGGGTACAACCAAATCAATTAATTGGAATCCTGATTGAACGATCTGAATTTATCTTAATCGCAATGCTTGGCATTCTAAAGGCAGGAGCCGCCTATGTACCAATTGATCCTGTATTACCCGATGAACGAGTCAAGGTAATCGTAAATGAAGCTAGCATAAGTGTTGTCCTATCTACTTCGCGTTTTATCCATCAGCTTAATGCGTTGCAATGGGAATGTCCAACGTTAGATACCTTTGTCTGCCTTGATAAAGATGAGATTACTTCCATAGACGCCAACCAAACGAACGATCTGATTGATCAGAAATTGTGGAATCATATCGGTTCAGTTGGAAATGATGAAATTTCAATTGGCGGCTGGGTAAGCAGTTATACAGGACAGCCCCTCTCTTTAGAGGAAATGAGTGAGTATAGTAAAAACGTGCTGCATAAGCTAAAACCTCATCTACATTCTCAGACGAGAGTTTTGGAAATTGGCTGCTCATCAGGTTTGACAATGTTTGAGCTAGCTCCATATGTTGGTTCTTATTATGGTACGGACTTATCTGATGTCATTATTGAAAAAAATAGGCAAAGAATGCTACGTGAAGGTGTTCCGAACATAAAACTTGCCACTTTGCCTGCTCACGAAATTGACCAATTGGATGAACGAGATTTTGATGTAGTGATTTTAAATAGTGTCATTCAATATTTCCCTAATCATAATTATTTACGCTTTGTCCTAGCAAAAGCGCTAGAGCTAATGGGGAAAAATGGGGTTTTATTTGTTGGCGACATTATGGATTTGTCGTTGAAGGAAGAGATGATACAGTCATTAACGGAGCATAAGAAAACACAGATTCAAGATGATAAGCATCGTACAAAAACTGAATTTACAACTGAACTGTTTATCTCGCGTTCTTTCTTAGAGGATTGGCTATCGAAGCATGACAAGGTTACACATGTGACTTTTTCTCAAAAAGAACACACCATCGAAAATGAGTTAACTCGATATCGATATGATGCTTTATTTACGATTGATAAAGCGTGTCTATCAGAGGATGCTTTGACGAAAAAGAATGTGAGCATTCAACGCAGACAACAACATGGTGCTTCTATGATAAATAGTCAATCTACAGAAGCAATCCATACTTTAATCGACGCTAATTCGCTTTGTTACGTTTGCTTTACTTCTGGTTCAACTGGGAAGCCAAAAGGTGTAATGATTGAGCATCGCGGAGTCCATAATTTTATCGAAGCTGCTGTGAAAATCATACCTTTCCAAGAGGGCAAAAGACTTGTCTCTGTTACTAATATTAGCTTTGATGTGCTAGTGCTAGAGACCTTTGTCCCATTGTTAAAGGGAGTTACTGTCGTTATTGCTACGGAAGGTGAGCAACGTGATCCTAAACGCTTGAGCAGGTTAATCATCAATAAAGAGGCAAGCATGATACAGGTCACTCCATCACGCCTCCAGCTTCTGATGAATGATAAGGAATGTCATCGCAGTTTGCATTTGCTTGAGGTCATTATGATTGGCGGAGAAGCTTTTTCAACTGTTCAATTGAATGGACTGCAAGCCATCACACAGGCCAAGCTGTTCAATTTGTACGGGCCTACTGAGACGACGGTTTACTCCGCGATTGCTGATTTGACCAATGAAGAAACAGTAACCATCGGACAGCCAATAGGAAATACAAGGATCTATATTGTAAACAAAGATAACAAGCTAGTCCCCCTTGGCGTCCAAGGAGAATTGTGTATAGCCGGTGATGGTGTAGCAAGAGGTTACTTGAACCAGCCTAAGCTAACCTCTGAAAAGTTTGTGTCCGATCCGTTTCATGCTGACAGCTCTGTTCGCATGTATCGTACAGGTGACCTAGCAAGATGGTGTGAGGACGGAACGCTTGAATATTTGGGAAGATCTGATCATCAGGTAAAAATAAGAGGATATCGAATCGAATTAGGGGAGATTGAGCAACGCTTACTAAGCCATGATGAGATTACGGAAGCGATCGTTCTTAGTAGCGAGGATACGTTTGGCAACAAAATATTGATTGCCTACATTGTCGCTCACAACGAGCTTTCGGTTGCTCCTCTGCGTGAATTTGTCAAAGAAGCACTGCCAGAATATATGGTTCCGGCACATTTTGTTCAAATAGAGAAGATGCCACTTACACCAAGCGGTAAGGCTGATCGCAAGGCACTTGAAAATACGACATCTAGACTTTCTACAGGTACGGCATTTGTCGCTGCCTCAAATGAGATAGAGGAAGTGCTACTTTCTATTTGGGAAGAATTACTTGGAGTCACTGGCTTTGGTGTTCACGACAATTTCTTTGATCTCGGTGGAAATTCTTTATTATTGGTGCGGATGCACAGCCGTGTGGATGAAAAATACCCCAATCATGTGACTGTTACCGATATGTTCACTTATCCATCAATTAGTAAGATCGCGAATCTAATTATGCATGGTGATAAGGAGCAAGCCAGAACCTTTACATTACCAAGCATTCCTATGGGACGAGATTATTTTGCTAGTAATCAAATGAGCGAGCCGGGTTCTATATTTGAAGCAGAATTAACATCCGCCACTATGCTGAAATTACAGCGATTAGCGGAAGTAGAACAAGTGAGCATAGACGATATATTTGTCGCTGCTTATGCATTTTTGCTATCGCAAATTAGTGGTTCCGAGCAAGTGTCTGTTCAGCTACTGATGCAAGCGCCTAATCAGTTTATGTCACTAGATGTAGATATAAGCTCAATGACTAATTTTTCTGAGTTGTTCCGCTATGTTCATCAGAAGCAAAAAGCAGAAGAGGAGATCAAGGTATACGAGGCAGATAGACTTTCTGGACTTGTTATGTCCAAGGAACCATTCACTGTTACTCCGTTACTTTACCGAAAAGGACTTGCAACGAAGCGCAGTGAGATAAATGACTTATTTGATATCCTGCTTGAGATCGAATCAGGTAGCAACTATATCAACTTCCGTCTCGACTATCAGCCTCAAAGGCTTAGAAGCGAAAAAATGAAAGAATTACTTCATGCTTATCGGAAACTCCTTGCAATGATCTTAGAAAATTAG